One window of the Candidatus Bathyarchaeum sp. genome contains the following:
- a CDS encoding pseudouridine synthase, whose product MDDRALQKIRSVADYQFGKGIGMKLFPDDVQIDYSKNTGKIRYVYLESKLLATLRPTTGMFVLTIEGAKRIVTQVDPLHLWVKLEDFAEPFVAEGRSVFAKHVIDVDQEIRPNEEVVVINQKNEVLAVGRAVLSGPEMLAFNKGVAVNVRHGSAKKS is encoded by the coding sequence ATGGATGATAGGGCTCTTCAAAAGATTCGTAGTGTAGCAGATTACCAGTTTGGTAAAGGCATTGGCATGAAGCTGTTTCCAGACGATGTGCAAATTGATTATTCAAAAAACACAGGAAAAATACGTTATGTTTACTTAGAGTCTAAATTGTTAGCAACCCTTAGACCGACTACCGGAATGTTTGTTTTAACTATTGAGGGAGCAAAACGCATCGTAACTCAAGTTGATCCGTTACATTTATGGGTTAAACTTGAAGATTTTGCTGAACCCTTTGTTGCTGAAGGGCGAAGTGTTTTTGCTAAACATGTAATTGATGTTGACCAAGAAATTCGACCTAACGAAGAAGTTGTAGTTATTAACCAAAAAAATGAAGTTTTGGCTGTTGGGCGAGCTGTTCTTTCTGGCCCGGAAATGCTTGCCTTTAACAAAGGAGTGGCGGTTAATGTTAGGCATGGTTCAGCGAAAAAAAGTTAA
- the tsaA gene encoding tRNA (N6-threonylcarbamoyladenosine(37)-N6)-methyltransferase TrmO yields MFSSKICVTPVGYVQTDAVGKEVNNKTVVSRIVFKEKYTEALDGLKEFSHLFVLFWFHELSEKNPKTMKTHPCGRDDMPLVGLFATCTPYRPNSIGLTRVKLLDIQNNIITVQGLDAFNGTPVLDIKPFDHWEKTDDYKIPDWWKQIVKEKRRKTSR; encoded by the coding sequence GTGTTTTCTAGCAAAATTTGTGTAACACCTGTAGGTTATGTACAAACTGACGCAGTAGGCAAAGAAGTTAACAACAAAACTGTAGTTTCAAGGATAGTTTTCAAGGAAAAATACACTGAAGCCCTGGATGGCCTCAAAGAGTTTTCTCATTTGTTTGTCTTATTTTGGTTTCATGAACTTTCAGAAAAAAATCCTAAAACCATGAAAACCCATCCATGTGGACGAGACGACATGCCGTTAGTTGGCTTGTTTGCTACCTGTACGCCATATCGACCTAACTCGATTGGTTTAACTCGCGTTAAACTGCTGGATATCCAAAACAACATTATCACGGTGCAAGGATTAGATGCCTTTAATGGCACTCCAGTGTTGGACATTAAACCTTTTGACCACTGGGAAAAAACAGATGATTATAAAATTCCTGACTGGTGGAAACAAATAGTAAAAGAAAAAAGAAGGAAAACGTCAAGATGA
- a CDS encoding nascent polypeptide-associated complex protein, giving the protein MRRKMSPRNAKRMMQKMGMNMGEMPEVEEVIFRSSTKELVVENPQVAVIDMGGQKIFQVTGEVTERALEGADEPIQIAEEDAQLVADQTGKSLEDAKRALEQSEGDLAKAILLLQTGG; this is encoded by the coding sequence ATGCGTCGAAAAATGAGTCCACGAAATGCTAAACGTATGATGCAAAAAATGGGTATGAACATGGGAGAAATGCCCGAGGTAGAAGAGGTAATTTTCAGAAGCAGCACCAAAGAGCTTGTGGTGGAAAATCCTCAAGTTGCTGTAATTGATATGGGTGGACAAAAAATTTTCCAAGTCACTGGAGAAGTAACTGAACGGGCCCTAGAAGGCGCAGATGAACCCATACAAATCGCCGAAGAAGACGCTCAACTAGTGGCAGACCAAACAGGAAAAAGCCTAGAAGATGCTAAACGGGCTCTTGAACAAAGTGAAGGCGACCTAGCAAAAGCCATACTGCTTTTACAAACAGGTGGCTAA
- a CDS encoding flavodoxin domain-containing protein produces MPPVKVLENIFWVGAVDWNKRHFHGFSYSTHRGTTYNAYLIVDKKVALVDTVDHSFSEEMIKKIREVIDPSKIDYLIVNHVESDHSGAIKEVLKLAPNATVVGTEACKAGLEKHYFGNWNFQTVKTGDTLNLGERTLTFLEAKMLHWPDTMFTYIEKDALLLSNDGFGQHLASSNRFDDEVDQDILMWEAGKYYANILWLYSALVIKKLEEVQKLGLKIDMIAPSHGVIWRKDPMKIVTAYMNWAKGEASKKVIIVYDTMWASTEKMAKAMLDGIVSEGLEATLYRLPFSDNGDIIGELLDTKGILVGSSTINNGVLPTVSPFLREMEGLRPKNKLAAVFGSYGWGGGATAAIEKSLKLGGMELVMPAITLKWVPTKEELQKCYVFGQEFAKKVKASS; encoded by the coding sequence TTGCCCCCCGTAAAAGTTTTAGAAAACATTTTTTGGGTAGGAGCCGTGGACTGGAATAAAAGACATTTTCATGGATTCTCATACTCAACCCACAGAGGAACAACATACAATGCTTATCTTATTGTTGACAAAAAGGTTGCACTAGTTGACACAGTAGATCATTCATTTTCTGAAGAAATGATCAAAAAAATCAGAGAAGTAATTGACCCCTCAAAAATCGATTACTTAATTGTTAACCATGTTGAATCAGATCACTCAGGGGCCATAAAAGAAGTTCTTAAACTAGCCCCCAACGCAACAGTAGTGGGTACGGAAGCTTGCAAAGCAGGATTAGAAAAACACTACTTTGGAAACTGGAATTTCCAAACAGTAAAAACAGGGGACACCCTCAATTTGGGAGAACGAACCTTAACATTTCTAGAAGCCAAGATGCTTCACTGGCCAGACACCATGTTTACTTACATAGAAAAAGATGCTTTGTTATTATCTAATGACGGTTTTGGGCAGCACTTGGCGTCTTCTAATCGATTTGATGATGAAGTTGACCAAGACATCCTCATGTGGGAAGCTGGAAAATATTACGCGAATATTTTGTGGCTTTATAGTGCTTTGGTTATTAAGAAACTTGAAGAAGTTCAAAAACTTGGCTTAAAAATTGACATGATTGCCCCTAGCCATGGTGTTATTTGGCGAAAAGATCCAATGAAAATCGTTACTGCATATATGAATTGGGCAAAAGGCGAAGCGTCCAAGAAAGTAATAATCGTATACGATACAATGTGGGCAAGCACAGAAAAAATGGCTAAAGCAATGCTAGATGGAATTGTCAGTGAAGGGCTAGAAGCAACTTTGTATAGGCTTCCGTTTTCAGATAATGGCGACATAATTGGAGAACTCCTTGATACAAAGGGTATTCTTGTTGGGTCGTCAACCATTAACAATGGTGTTTTGCCAACTGTATCTCCATTTCTAAGAGAAATGGAAGGTCTAAGACCAAAAAACAAGCTAGCTGCCGTGTTTGGTTCCTATGGTTGGGGCGGAGGAGCAACTGCTGCCATAGAAAAATCATTGAAACTTGGTGGCATGGAGTTAGTTATGCCTGCAATAACTTTGAAGTGGGTTCCAACCAAAGAAGAACTGCAAAAATGCTACGTGTTTGGACAGGAATTCGCTAAAAAGGTAAAAGCGTCATCTTGA
- a CDS encoding UPF0147 family protein encodes MVRKKQLEEYEERIAQAINVLGMVSEDTTTPRNIRRAAKQAVTSLQVPDDTPAVRAANAISVLDEILQDPNMPPYSRVKLWNVMSLLEAIKD; translated from the coding sequence ATGGTGCGCAAAAAACAACTAGAAGAATACGAGGAAAGAATTGCACAGGCAATAAACGTTCTAGGCATGGTTTCCGAAGACACAACTACCCCCAGAAATATCCGCCGAGCCGCAAAGCAGGCAGTTACATCCCTTCAAGTCCCAGATGACACCCCTGCAGTCCGTGCTGCAAACGCAATATCTGTGCTTGATGAAATATTGCAAGACCCCAACATGCCACCTTATAGCCGCGTAAAGCTCTGGAACGTAATGAGCTTACTTGAAGCAATCAAAGACTAA